From a region of the Helicoverpa armigera isolate CAAS_96S chromosome 14, ASM3070526v1, whole genome shotgun sequence genome:
- the LOC110379732 gene encoding nucleoporin NDC1 gives MEMETKSEIFSKRLITAVLWNIGLQSFLAVVLVFLIQVDFLHPVSWITSTLHEIFGWKMGLNIVLLGLVSFFQAYVYGSYYMMPLPKYFTRFSMFLNMFSVQNAMFSILYALSGYFTMGLYSSLAKSNYNVLKKKCDFYDGQCLVEQSLFLQFGGMWMGLYYFLNIHIFGTTLLMFPHIYQDKFQQIKLAINNILSMGFRNSIMPVAYYCAFYYLWGNKPRSVVSEVYSLYLEDPPLDNVVNLMRSGIWIGLWFYTSLFFVSVYTMRTVFNIILTEPMKFPIESTKTLVLHNALALRSQFNGYLGAQDLKIMSMTDSARRQEIFTLSQPGGHPRNWNNLLEQCISIINDFSKELDAVNGDAKINELEKSAAIKNIGNVSTSNGFTYPGNIRNMAHSPKLKDIKKHNMDAEEDSLGDIIKQEFNIFLHKLCQKPGISYLFGELTDTKLKFLLMQAQPVMWTCEGLSCIAAASLNEDKYGVVQNDLPIVISTLINLKQNLDKLTKPGLVPRKHMLNDVYAIKMKTALISSVKRSIYKIAITFSKYIHEIPLDSDIQVALQPFLMCKEA, from the coding sequence ATGGAAATGGAAACAAAAAGTGAAATTTTCTCGAAGAGACTTATTACTGCAGTGTTATGGAACATCGGACTCCAGAGTTTTCTCGCAGTTGTACTGGTGTTTTTGATACAAGTCGACTTCCTGCACCCTGTCTCATGGATCACTTCAACTCTCCACGAAATATTTGGTTGGAAGATGGGTTTGAATATCGTTCTTCTTGGATTAGTGTCATTTTTTCAAGCCTACGTTTATGGAAGCTACTATATGATGCCACtacctaaatattttacgaGATTCTCGATGTTTTTGAATATGTTTTCAGTACAAAATGCCATGTTCAGTATACTGTACGCATTGAGTGGTTACTTTACTATGGGCTTGTATTCTTCGTTGGCTAAAAGcaattacaatgttttgaagAAGAAATGTGACTTTTATGATGGCCAATGTTTGGTGGAACAAAGTCTCTTTCTGCAGTTTGGAGGTATGTGGATGGGTTTATACTATTTCCTGAATATTCACATATTTGGAACTACATTGTTAATGTTCCCTCATATTTATCAAGACAAGTTTCAACAGATTAAGCTAGCCATCAATAACATTCTCTCAATGGGTTTTAGAAATTCCATAATGCCAGTGGCATATTATTGTGCATTCTATTATTTGTGGGGAAATAAACCTAGGAGTGTAGTGTCCGAGGTGTACAGTTTATACCTGGAAGATCCTCCTTTAGACAATGTTGTAAACTTGATGAGGTCTGGCATCTGGATTGGTCTTTGGTTCTACACAAGTTTATTCTTTGTGTCAGTTTACACAATGAGaactgtttttaatataatacttaCTGAACCAATGAAATTTCCTATTGAGTCAACAAAAACTTTAGTGCTTCATAATGCATTGGCTTTGAGGTCACAATTTAATGGATATTTAGGAGCTCaagatttaaaaattatgtcCATGACTGATAGTGCAAGACGGCAGGAAATATTTACCTTGTCTCAACCCGGAGGACATCCCAGAAATTGGAATAATTTATTAGAGCAGTGTATCAGCATTATCAACGATTTTAGTAAAGAATTAGATGCTGTCAATGgagatgcaaaaataaatgagcTTGAGAAATCTGCTGCAATCAAAAATATTGGGAATGTGTCCACTAGCAATGGTTTCACATATCCTGGCAATATAAGAAATATGGCACATTCTCCCAAATTAAAGGATATTAAGAAGCATAACATGGATGCAGAGGAAGATTCTCTTGGTGATATTATTAAACaggaatttaatattttccttcATAAGCTGTGTCAAAAACCTGGTATCAGTTATTTGTTTGGAGAATTGACAGACACAAAATTGAAATTCCTGTTGATGCAAGCTCAGCCTGTGATGTGGACTTGTGAAGGTTTGTCCTGTATTGCTGCAGCCTCTTTGAATGAAGATAAATATGGAGTAGTACAGAATGACTTGCCTATTGTGATATCCACATTAATTAATCTCAAACAAAACTTAGATAAATTGACAAAACCTGGCCTGGTGCCGAGGAAGCATATGCTGAATGATGTTTATGCCATCAAAATGAAGACTGCTTTGATCTCATCAGTAAAAAGAAGTATTTATAAGATTGCCATCACATTCTCAAAGTACATTCATGAAATACCTCTGGATTCAGATATTCAAGTTGCATTGCAGCCATTTTTGATGTGTAAGGAAGCATGA